AGAAAGCGGTCGATCGAGTCCTTGCGCATGATGTCGGTGTCGCGGAATGTGTCCTCGAGAAGGACCGATGCGATGGCCTCGAGGTCGCGCTCTTTCAGAAGGTTCCCGATGTTGACCGAGAGGCTTTCCTCAAGCGCTGTGAACTGTGCCGTGGTGCTTCCGTTGACGTAATCACCCATCGTTTCGATGCCTTTTTAACTAAAAATGCCGGCGGGCGGCAAGCCGTACAGAGCGGTGGAAGGGCTCCCTGCTGTTGTATTCGTACACGTTCCTGACCGAAGAGACCAGGGAGTACTGATATACGGTAAAGCCCGCGAATCCGAATACCGCCATTCTGAATTTATTATCGTCCCGCCACGCGTCGTAAATTAGACAGAGAAATGCCGAGTTGGTGAAAAGCGCGAGGAGGCCCTCGAGGTATCGGCCCGTGTAGAAATGACCGAAACCCGGAATGAGAATCGATCCGCCCACCGACAGGGCAAGGCTTTTCCGCGGGCGGTTGATCTCTTCCTCGATGAGCCGTTCGAGCTCCCGGGCGTGGTCGCCGTAGGCCCCGGCCGGGTAGGTGACGCCGTAAACCGCAAGGGCCGACTTCGCGCCGTCGAAATCGGATTGCAGGGTCATGGCATAACAGGCGTCAATGTCCGCTTCTTCGCGAAAGCGCCCGTCGGGATAGACGTAAAGGTATTCCTGATAGGTACGAAGGGCGAAGAAAGGAGACCCGGTCGCCAGACGAATGTACCCCAGGGACAAAAGCGCTCTCTCCGCCTCGGGCGTGGCGCGGTGCGACCGGTAGCAGTCGGAAAATGCGGATGCGGCTTCATAATAGTTGCCGCCGCGGTAATAGGCCTCTCCCGAAAGCAGCAGGGAGGTCGGGACCAGCGGCCCGCCGGGATAAAGGAAGCGGTACCGCATGCCCTCGGTGGCCGCCGAATAATAGTCGCCGCTGTCGAGGTTTGCTTTCATGAGGGCGATTATTTCCGCGCCGTCCGCGAAGAGTACGCGTGCCGGAGTGAAAAGCACAAGCGCGAGCAGCATCCCCGAGGCCCTGATAATCTTGCCATGTCTGTCCGTCATCGCCGCGTCTCCCGTGGTGCGCTATCGCAACATCGCAGGAAAATTTTCGCCCCGAAGCGGCTCGTATTCGGGGATCATGCGCAATACGTCCGACCTGAACCGGTCGGTCCGCGCGCGGTTGAAGCCGTCGGCGGCGTTCCATGCCCCGTAGACGCCCCCGGCGTAGACGAGCGTCGTGAAAAAACCGAACGTGAAAGCCGCGCCACGGTGTTCCTGTCGCCAGGCCCAGATCGCGCCGGCCCCCAGGGCAAGAACCGCGGTAACGCTCCAGATCGCGTCGGCGTAGCGGCCGGCGTATGCCTGCCCTGCGCCCGGCACCACGGCCGAAAGCGCCGCCGCGAGAGGCCTTGATCGCGAGGGAAGTGCGTCGTGCGCCGAAAGACCATCGCGCAGAGCCGGGAGGATGGAAGCGGGATATTTCACCGCGCCCCTTTCGGCTTCGTCGTAAGCCGAAGCGAGGTCCCCCGCAAGAGTCAATATCTGGGCGGACCGGATGAAGCGCTCCTCTTCCATTGAGCCCTCCGGCCATGGCGCGCCCGCGGCGTCTATTGTCCGCACCGCCTCGGCAAAGGCGCCGAGGCGCGCGAGGGACTGCGAAAGGAGAAGGCGCGAGGCGGGGGACGGGGACGCAAGTGGAGAATCGGTCAGGCGCCGTATAACGGTACGGTATTGCCGGGCCTGATAGTAATTGGCGCTTATGAAATATTCGAGGTCATGCCGCCGTGGGGCGGGAACATATCTCATAAGCCTCCCGGTTTCGGCTATGCATTCGAAGTACCGGCCCGCCCTGTAGAGGTCGCGAACGAATGACGCCTGCCGGTCGACGAAGCCGTCCCCGGCGGCGAAAAGCACGCCCGGCGCCGCGAACAGAAGGGTTGTTGCCGCGAAGAGGCGGCGGTACGGCGCCGCCTTTAATCGCGCCGTTATCCGGAACAGCATGGCGTTATCTCCCCAGGATTTCCAGGGGGAGCGGATCTTCGCCGGGCGGTGTATATGGATTGCAACGCAGCACCCGGTCGCCGGCGAGGACGGAGCCCGCCAGGAGGCCGAAACGCTCGACGGCCGCCGCGGCATAGACGCTGCATACAGGGTGGAACCGGCAGTTTGGACCGTCCTGGGGGGAGATCACCACCTGGAAAAAACGGATGAGCAGATACCCTGCCGCCTGCGGGCCGCCGTACACCGGCCGCGGGACCGTGCGGGCGGGACGCCGGGCGGGCAGGGTTTCGTCGCCGACACTGACGTCGGCGTTCCACGGCACGAAGTAATTTTCCGCGAACAGGTTTCCACCGGCAAGAAACATGAGGATGAGGCCCAGGGCCGCGGATTGGCTTTTTATTTTCATGGAGTACTGTTCCGGTATCAGGTATAATACCGTTTCTGTTCCTTAACGGTGGAAACCGGGAACCTGCCGTAATTATGCCCCGGCCAGATTTTAGTGGTGTCGGGCAGGCGAAGGATGACGTTCACGATGGAGTTCATGAGGTCTTTATGGGACCCGCCGGGCATATCGGTCCGCCCCATGCCCTCGGTGAAGAGCGTGTCCCCGGTGAACAGGTTGCCGTCGGCAAGAATGCAGATGCTTCCGGGGGTGTGTCCCGGCGTATGAATGACATGAAGCTCCCGGCATCCGAGCGGTATGGCCTCCCCCCCGTGGAGCAGGCGGACTGGCCTGGGAGAAACCCCGCCGCCCGGCGCAAGTGACAGTATCCTGTTCGGGATGCTCCGGGAGTGTTCGGCGTCGGCCTCGTGGACGAGGAGCAGCGCGCCGGTTTTTTTAATCGCTCGCGCGTTGCCCGAAGTGTGGTCCCAGTGGCCGTGCGTGTTGATGACATACCGCACCAGGGCGCCGTGTCGCGAGACGGTTTCGAAGATGTGCTCGAAATCGCCGGCAGGATCGATAAGCGCGGCCTCCCGAGTCTCCTCGTCGCAGAGGAGATAGCAGAAAACCGACATCCATGTAACTTCGATCTGCTCTATGATCACTGTACGGCACCCAAAGCGCCGCCCGAACTACCGGCTTTGCGCATAACCGGATATCCGTCGGCGGCAATGTTTAACATAGCGCAACGATGACAGCGGAACCGGCCCTCCTGAATGATGATGTTACACGGCCGGAACGACTTTGTAACAGTAAACGGGGAGTTTTGGCAAGATAAAAAAACGGTTGCATTTGGTGCTTGTCGCGGGTAGTGTTTACCGGGGTCGGGCTCCGGCCCCGGTAAGGGAAGAAACATAACGAATGGGTAACGAAGCATTCATCGACCGGTTCATGCGTTCCCTGGATTCACTGCGCGGCGTACTTTCCATCGGCTGTCTCGACCTGATAGTGAAGGAAGATGGCGGCTATGTGTCAAAGTCCAAAAAGCTCTTTGATGAATCATTTCCGACCGTCGCTTTCGCGCGGATGATCGATACAGGGGTTCTCGAAACGGCGAAAAGCTCGCCGGTCTTCGATTTGAAGCTCTCCGGCCCGGGGGGTGATGTTTTCTGCTCGCTGTTCCCGCTTTCCGGGGAGGGCGGTGACGGATATATCGTTATACAGGGAGACTCGCAGCTTGACCAGGTCGGGAAAGCCGTCGGGGCCTTTATGGCGGGCCTGCTTGCGGGGCAACCGGATGATTCAAAGGGACGTCCCGATACCGCGGGCGGAAAATACAGGGACGGCCTGCTCGGCATGCGTGAAATTCAGGCGAAGCTCTTTCCACGCTTCGCCGGAGTGGATGGCCTCGACATCGCCTCGGTCTATCTGCCCGTGGAGCTCATGTCGGGGGACTTTATCGACGCCTTCTATCTCGACGAAAACCTCTATCAGATCACGGGCTGCGATGTGACGGGATATGACGCCGCTTCCTCGTACGCGGGGGCCGCGATGCGAACGCTCATCAAGTCGCTCTCATCGAAGAAGATCGTTCCGTCGGCACTTATAGAGCTGACCGTATCAAAGCTCGACCGGATTCTGGAAGAGCTGCATTCCCTCGTCTACATGACCATTTTCCAGATAGAGCCGAAGACCGGGAAGGCACGGCTCTCATCCCTGGGCAGACTGAACACCATTCTGTATAAGGCGCAGAAGAAGGGTTTTATCGTCCTGAACAAGACGTCGATAGGATACGATCTCGCTAAAAGGAACGTTTTCAAGGATATTTCGTTCGTTATCGAGCCTGGCGATATCCTGCTCTTTTATTCCAACGGCGTTTCAGAGGTCGCATCGGAAAACGGTAAAATGGCCTACGGTGAGAGCAGGATAGTGGAATGCCTGAATGAAAACCTCGGGGAGACATCGATGGATATCGTCCATGCGCTGACCGAGTCACTGTCGGGATTCGCCAATCACTCCGGCTTCGATTACGATGTTCTGATTATCAGTATAAAGAAAACTTGACAGACGGTTTTTATGCCGTGTGATTGATTCTCCGTCCGAAAGACGACCAGCTTTTTTCCTGGGGGAGGACCAATGAAGGCTTTTGCGATATTTCTTTTCAGGATCATCCCTACGGGGCTGCTTTCACGCTGTTTCGGTTACGCGGCGAGGCTTGCGCTACCATCCGTAATCCTGGTCCGGATAATTGTATGGTACTCGGCGAAATTCGGTGTTCGTACCGATGAGATGGTCTGTCCCGACGGCGGTTTCAGATGTCTCGAGGATTTTTTCACCAGGCGGCTCAAGCCGGGTGTGCATGTTGTTGACCGCGGGAAAAAATCGATCGTATCCCCGGTCGACGCGCGGATCGACCATTTTGGCGCGATAGAGGGCGCAACGGTGTTCCAGGCCAAGGGCGTAGGCTACCGGCTCGGCGATCTCATCCCATCAGATTACCACAAGAATTTCATCAATGGCTCGTTTATCACACTTTACCTGTCCCCGGGCGACTACCACCGCATCCATTCGCCGGTGGGCGGCGAGGTGGCGGGATACTTCGCGCTGCCGGGAAAACTGCTTACGGTGCAGGAATACATGGTGCGCGGCCTGCCGGGTCTGTTCGCGAAGAACGAACGCCTGATCAGCTATATCCAGAGCGACGCCGGCATTGTGGCGGTCGTCAAGGTGGGGGCCATGAATGTCGGTCGTATCACCGTGACATACGATGGCGTTGAAACAAACCGGGCCTTCAGTCGCAGGGTGGAGCGCTTCTATCCGTCGGGGAAACGTCCGCTGATTGATAAAGGCGGTGAGCTGGGCGCTTTCCATCTCGGTTCAACCATCGTGCTGCTTTTCCAGAAGGACTCGATTAAAATGGATGCGTTCGCGGCTGGTGACCGGGTCCGGGTGGGAGAGCGGATCGCCGTGTTCCGGTAACGGCAATTATTTTGACGTTTCCGTGTCAAGCCCATATCTTTCAGTCCAGGAGGCGACGATATGGCCACCATGAGAACCTCATCGATAACGACGCATATCAATTCGCAGATTGCGACCTGGCAGAAACAGCGGGAGAAGGTCGACCACGCCCCGAGGAAGGCCGTTCCGGTTCGGCCTTCGGGCCCGTTCGTAACCGTTTCGAGGGAATACGGGTGCGGCGGCTTTGATGTCGCCGAAAAGACGGCGGAGATAATCAATAAGGAGCGCCGGCCATCTCCGCTGTGGGTTGCTTATGACAGGGCAATCCTGGACGCGATGATGCAAGACCTTGGACTTAGCTCGAGCCTTCTCGAAACGCTCACTTCGCCGGCGCGCAAACAGATCGATAATTTTCTTCAAACGGCGCTCAGCGAGCTGCCACCGCAGGTGGTGGTGTACCGGAGTCTTGCCGAAACGGTACGTACGCTGGCGACCAACGGAAACGTCATCATCGTTGGAAGGGCGGGCCGAGCGATAACCCGGGGAATGGAGCGGGGATACCATGTACGGATAGTGGCCCCGCTCGAGTGGAGGGTCGAACGCATCGCCGGTCTTAGCGGCCTCACCCGCAAGGAAGCGGAAAAGATGATCCTCGAAAAAGGGCGCAGTCGCGAGGATTTCCTGCGGCGCTTCGTGAAATTTAAAAGCGGCGATCCGAGTGATTATCATCTCGTCGTCAATAACGCGGAGCACGGCATGGACGGTGCCGCGCGTATGATAGTCGCCGGACTCTCGACAATGGGATGCTTGGACTGACACGCGCATGGAGTCTGCCGGCGGCCTGCAATCGTTCGAGCTCGGAAGCGGGATACTGTCTTTCGATTTCACGAAAGGGATGCTGGTGTGCAGGGAGGCGGATGGCGAGCGCCGCAAACGCTGGGTGAAGAAGCTGGAGGGCGTTGGCCGCGTGGGAAACGTGATCGAGGACAAGGAGCGATACTACGTGGCGTGTGAAAACGGCGACGCCAACGGGCATTTTCTGGCGCTCGACAGGCGAACGGGCGCGACCGAGTGGTTTATCCCCGGAAAGTCATTTTTACAGCTGATATATAACGAAGGGCTGTATCTCATCTTCGTCGACGGCTCGATGAGGCATTACCTGCTCCGCGTGGACACGGCCGACGGAACCGCACTGTGGCACCACGGTGTCGACGAGGACCTTGCCGAGTACAGTTTCAAGACGCGCAAAATAGTGCTTCTCTACGCATCGGGCAGGATGGAGGTCCTGGACTCCGAGCGCGGCGTCCGGGTCTCATGAACAGGCCTTTGCTTTTGTCTTAAACATCCCGGGGAATCTGTCGATACTGGGATAGAAGGGGATAACCGTCGCCGGGGCCTGTCGCAGAGGCGCGGCCGGCGGGTACGGGGCGGATTCGGCGGGATGACGAACAGCTTGATGAACGAGGGCGGACTATGAGAACAGCGGTACCCAGGGAAGCGGTCGACATCTACAACCACGCGCTTGCGCTTTCCAGCAAAGGCGATTACGGAACGGCGCTACGGGAATATTCCAAGGCCATTGAGCTCTACCCGCGCTTCATCGAGGCGTATAACAACATCGGCGAGATATACTCCCGAATAGGCGACAGGGAACATGCCATCTCGACGTATATGCATGCGCTTTCAATCGAACGGAACCATAAAATCCTCCTGAACATAGGCGTGGAGTATTACAACCGGCACGACTACAAGGCGGCGTTGAGGTTTTTTAAGGAGTCGCTCGGCAGGGAGCCGGGTTTTCTGGAGGGCAATTTTTATCTCGGCATGACGCTTTTCAACATGAAAGACCTCCGCTCCTCCGAGGCGGCGTTCGCACGGGTGATCGCAATCGACTGGCGGCACCTCAAGGCAAACTACATGCTGTCGTACATTTACTATGAATGGAAGGACTATGCCGGAACCATCGCGTGTCTGGACCGCATTCGGGACGTCGCCGATGACAGGCAGTTCGTCAACAAGTATTACGGATTCTGCCACTACCATCTCGGAAATTTCAGCGAGGCGATCAAGTACCTCACGGTGGCGCTCGAGTCGAGCCCGAAATACGCGAAGTTCAGGAACTATCTGCGGGAGCTTACCTACGAAAACAAGATGAAGGAAATCGGGGACCTCGACGGGCGCATCAGCGAAATGGAAGAGAAACTGATGAGCTTAAAGCCCACCATACGCGAACTTTCACACCTCAGCATGCTCTACATATTCAAGGGGGAGTACAAGAAGGCCGAAGACCTGCTGCTCTCGGCACGGCGGTAGCCGCCGCGCCGTGTCCGCATCCTCCGACTGCGCCGCTTTCCACCCCGTTAAAGGGGGCCATCCTCGCGGGACAGCGCGCCCGCGGGCATCGACTGCAGTTGATGAACCCCTCGCTCGAAAAAAAGAGTATTCCCGATAACGATTTCAGCGGTCTCATGAGCATGCTGTCGGTAAGCGATACGCCTATTCGCTCCGCGGAGGCGCCGAACAGCGCGAAGAGCTTTTTTTGCTCGGCAATACGCCAGCCGTCAAGGGAACCGGGGTTCATCATGGAAAGCGGGCCGCCGTTGTGCCGGTCTAAAATGTGGCTTTTAAGCGAGTCGACGGCCGAGGCCAGCGCGAAGGTCGCTATGGCGTCGGCCCTGAAGCGTTCAAGCATCTCCGTATAAGAATTCGCCCATGCCTCGATTTCGGGGCCGCCGGTGGCGATGAAGGGGAAGGCATGCGCCTGCCCGGCAAGGTTTTCCGCGATAAGGTCCCCGTCGAAAGCGATACCCTCAATGTCCGCGCCGTCCGCCCGCACGCGGTCTATGCGCGCAGCGCGGTAAACGGCCGCCGGCCGGCCGGCCGCTTC
The DNA window shown above is from Spirochaetota bacterium and carries:
- the yidD gene encoding membrane protein insertion efficiency factor YidD, which produces MYGGPQAAGYLLIRFFQVVISPQDGPNCRFHPVCSVYAAAAVERFGLLAGSVLAGDRVLRCNPYTPPGEDPLPLEILGR
- a CDS encoding MBL fold metallo-hydrolase, whose product is MIIEQIEVTWMSVFCYLLCDEETREAALIDPAGDFEHIFETVSRHGALVRYVINTHGHWDHTSGNARAIKKTGALLLVHEADAEHSRSIPNRILSLAPGGGVSPRPVRLLHGGEAIPLGCRELHVIHTPGHTPGSICILADGNLFTGDTLFTEGMGRTDMPGGSHKDLMNSIVNVILRLPDTTKIWPGHNYGRFPVSTVKEQKRYYT
- a CDS encoding SpoIIE family protein phosphatase, with protein sequence MGNEAFIDRFMRSLDSLRGVLSIGCLDLIVKEDGGYVSKSKKLFDESFPTVAFARMIDTGVLETAKSSPVFDLKLSGPGGDVFCSLFPLSGEGGDGYIVIQGDSQLDQVGKAVGAFMAGLLAGQPDDSKGRPDTAGGKYRDGLLGMREIQAKLFPRFAGVDGLDIASVYLPVELMSGDFIDAFYLDENLYQITGCDVTGYDAASSYAGAAMRTLIKSLSSKKIVPSALIELTVSKLDRILEELHSLVYMTIFQIEPKTGKARLSSLGRLNTILYKAQKKGFIVLNKTSIGYDLAKRNVFKDISFVIEPGDILLFYSNGVSEVASENGKMAYGESRIVECLNENLGETSMDIVHALTESLSGFANHSGFDYDVLIISIKKT
- the asd gene encoding archaetidylserine decarboxylase (Phosphatidylserine decarboxylase is synthesized as a single chain precursor. Generation of the pyruvoyl active site from a Ser is coupled to cleavage of a Gly-Ser bond between the larger (beta) and smaller (alpha chains). It is an integral membrane protein.) gives rise to the protein MKAFAIFLFRIIPTGLLSRCFGYAARLALPSVILVRIIVWYSAKFGVRTDEMVCPDGGFRCLEDFFTRRLKPGVHVVDRGKKSIVSPVDARIDHFGAIEGATVFQAKGVGYRLGDLIPSDYHKNFINGSFITLYLSPGDYHRIHSPVGGEVAGYFALPGKLLTVQEYMVRGLPGLFAKNERLISYIQSDAGIVAVVKVGAMNVGRITVTYDGVETNRAFSRRVERFYPSGKRPLIDKGGELGAFHLGSTIVLLFQKDSIKMDAFAAGDRVRVGERIAVFR
- a CDS encoding cytidylate kinase-like family protein, whose translation is MATMRTSSITTHINSQIATWQKQREKVDHAPRKAVPVRPSGPFVTVSREYGCGGFDVAEKTAEIINKERRPSPLWVAYDRAILDAMMQDLGLSSSLLETLTSPARKQIDNFLQTALSELPPQVVVYRSLAETVRTLATNGNVIIVGRAGRAITRGMERGYHVRIVAPLEWRVERIAGLSGLTRKEAEKMILEKGRSREDFLRRFVKFKSGDPSDYHLVVNNAEHGMDGAARMIVAGLSTMGCLD
- a CDS encoding tetratricopeptide repeat protein — translated: MRTAVPREAVDIYNHALALSSKGDYGTALREYSKAIELYPRFIEAYNNIGEIYSRIGDREHAISTYMHALSIERNHKILLNIGVEYYNRHDYKAALRFFKESLGREPGFLEGNFYLGMTLFNMKDLRSSEAAFARVIAIDWRHLKANYMLSYIYYEWKDYAGTIACLDRIRDVADDRQFVNKYYGFCHYHLGNFSEAIKYLTVALESSPKYAKFRNYLRELTYENKMKEIGDLDGRISEMEEKLMSLKPTIRELSHLSMLYIFKGEYKKAEDLLLSARR